A genomic segment from Daphnia pulex isolate KAP4 chromosome 5, ASM2113471v1 encodes:
- the LOC124194920 gene encoding ADP-ribosylation factor-like protein 2, with protein MVLLTILKKLKQKEKEMRLLMLGLDNAGKTTILKKFNGEDVHTISPTLGFNIKTLEHQNYQLNIWDVGGQKSLRSYWRNYFESTDGLVWVVDSIDRRRMEDCTKELHSLLQEERLAGATLLVFANKQDLPGSMTADEIKEALNLDSIETHHWRIVGCSAMNGDNLLSGIDWLVEDIGARIFTLE; from the exons ATGGTCTTATTGACcatactaaaaaaattgaaacagaaagagaaagaaatgcgTCTACTTATGCT GGGCCTTGACAATGCTGGCAAAACCaccatattaaaaaaattcaatggagAAGATGTCCATACGATTTCACCAACTCTCGGATTCAACATCAAGACCCTGGAACACCAAAA ttaccaGCTCAATATATGGGACGTTGGAGGGCAAAAATCGTTGAGGTCCTACTGGCGAAACTACTTTGAAAGCACAGATGGCCTAGTTTGGGTTGTCGACAGCATTGACAGAAGGAGGATGGAAGATTGCACAAAAGAATTACATTCCTTACTACAAGAAGAG AGATTGGCAGGTGCAACATTGCTTGTTTTTGCCAACAAGCAAGATTTGCCAGGGTCAATGACAGCTGATGAAATCAAAGAG GCACTGAATCTCGACAGCATTGAAACTCATCACTGGCGTATCGTCGGCTGCAGCGCCATGAACGGAGACAATTTGTTGTCAGGAATCGATTGGCTAGTCGAAGATATCGGAGCCAGGATATTTACATTAGAGTAA
- the LOC124194909 gene encoding protein pellino-like isoform X2, with product MFGSYFHCSPASRGSSSGGSQVGSNGKIHGYLIVLGNNGSLPSGDKGRKRSKYGVMQRPKPNGVQPSNQYRVQTPQTHPAVTDVNQHTIFYTLPRHQAVIVEYTSDPTKDMYQIGRSSEEPIDFVVADTVPGNLNKSSVNRTSSCPSNGGQVMAVGRVAQSTISRFACRLLVERDSLPARAYVYAAGFDSSRNIFLGEKATKWETDKGIDGLTTNGVLLLQPKGEFEGGAALPGQWVEVSVGGALYHLRDSRSAPQKKSQVENELNLLVDGSLIDLCGATLLWRSAEGLAKGPTARHLEKMVDELNAGKPQCPVGLNTLVLPRKSTLPPPDQTPYVYLKCGHVQGQHHWGKEGEDRTCPICLKVGPVSQLSMGLEPAFWVDREPPTYAFNPCGHMASEKTVKYWGAIPIPHGTNGFIGKCPFCATPLEDRGFAKLIFQDHLDS from the exons ATGTTTGGGTCGTATTTTCACTGCTCTCCcgcaag TcgtggcagcagcagtggaGGAAGCCAGGTGGGAAGCAATGGCAAGATTCATGGATACCTCATCGTTCTTGG GAACAATGGCAGTTTACCCTCGGGCGACAAGGGTCGCAAGCGTTCCAAATACGGCGTGATGCAGCGGCCGAAACCCAACGGAGTCCAGCCATCCAACCAATACCGCGTCCAAACACCTCAAACCCATCCC GCTGTAACGGATGTGAATCAGCACACGATTTTCTACACTTTGCCCCGGCACCAGGCCGTCATCGTCGAGTACACTTCCGATCCTACAAAGGACATGTATCAG ATTGGCAGATCTTCAGAGGAACCCATCGACTTTGTGGTTGCCGATACTGTGCCGGGGAATTTAAACAAGTCGTCGGTGAATCGGACGTCTTCCTGCCCAAGCAATGGTGGTCAAGTCATGGCAGTTGGCAGAGTGGCACAGAGCACCATCAGTCGCTTCGCTTGTCGTCTTCTAGTCGAAAGAGACAGTCTACCTGCCAGAGCTTATGTCTACGCTGCTGGATTCGATTCGTCTCGCAACATTTTTCTAGGC GAAAAGGCGACCAAATGGGAGACGGACAAAGGCATCGATGGCCTCACGACAAATGGAGTCTTGTTGCTGCAACCCAAAGGAGAATTTGAAGGTGGGGCCGCTTTGCCTGGACAATGGGTCGAAGTCTCGGTCGGAGGAGCCTTGTACCATTTAAGAGATTCCAGATCTGCTCCGCAAAAGAAATCACAG gtggaaaatgaattgaatttgctGGTGGATGGATCATTAATCGATTTGTGTGGCGCCACATTGCTGTGGAGGAGTGCCGAAGGCCTTGCCAAAGGACCG ACGGCTAGACATTTGGAAAAGATGGTTGACGAGTTGAATGCAGGCAAACCGCAGTGTCCAGTCGGTTTGAACACGCTGGTGTTGCCGAGAAAGTCGACTTTACCGCCGCCCGATCAGACTCCGTACGTTTATTTGAAATGTGGGCACGTTCAGGGCCAGCATCACTGGgggaaagaaggagaagatcGAACATGCCCCATCTGCCTTAAAGTTGGCCCTGTCTCACAACTCAGCATGGGTCTCGAACCAGCCTTTTGGGTGGATCGCGAACCACCCACGTACGCGTTCAATCCCTGCGGTCATATGGCTTCCGAGAAAACAGTCAA ATACTGGGGAGCTATTCCTATTCCTCACGGTACTAACGGATTCATTGGCAAATGCCCGTTTTGCGCCACACCGCTGGAGGATCGAGGCttcgcaaaattaatattcCAGGACCATTTAGAtagttaa
- the LOC124194912 gene encoding lactosylceramide 4-alpha-galactosyltransferase-like isoform X2, with translation MDLKFSNNRSRKCRSVTRRRFYYGMFSFLVLFLIVYNYLTSEIFLHQMDPRVNVRAGRSRCCLAGNTSGSDMCGRPDCLWPCPYPALQEHKHLNVTQDKAFFHETSGATFLNFRQACVVESLAFHNPNLTVHLLMTGKHLDLNSVTMKTLRLNYPNVQITSINLGDYMVATPLERWYFCTEWNRGWYAVAHLSDALRFLTLSKYGGYYFDLDVIQLRPVTPYRNFVVAEDGDKLGSSVIHVDHQHPIIRTAVETFAADYKILDNTGGMFGLIMGPIW, from the exons ATGGAtctaaaattttcgaataacCGTTCCCGTAAATGCCGTTCGGTCACACGTCGCCGTTTCTATTATggaatgttttcatttttggttcttttcttGATAGTTTATAATTACCTCACGTCAGAAATCTTTCTGCACCAG ATGGATCCTCGAGTGAACGTGAGAGCTGGACGATCCAGATGTTGTCTGGCGGGCAACACCAGTGGTTCCGACATGTGCGGACGACCAGATTGCCTATGGCCGTGTCCTTATCCTGCCTTGCAAGAACACAAACATTTAAATGTTACTCAGGACAAGGCGTTTTTTCACGAAACTTCCGGCGCCACTTTTCTCAACTTCCGCCAGGCTTGCGTGGTCGAATCGCTGGCCTTTCACAATCCCAACTTGACCGTCCACCTCCTCATGACGGGCAAGCATTTAGATCTAAATTCAGTGACGATGAAAACGCTGAGGCTCAACTACCCCAACGTGCAAATCACCAGCATCAATTTGGGCGACTACATGGTCGCCACTCCGCTGGAGCGTTGGTATTTCTGCACAGAGTGGAACCGTGGATGGTACGCCGTGGCCCATCTCAGCGATGCTCTACGATTTCTGACCCTGTCCAAGTACGGTGGATACTATTTCGATTTGGACGTGATCCAACTCCGACCCGTGACTCCGTACCGGAATTTTGTGGTGGCCGAAGATGGTGACAAACTCGGATCGAGTGTCATTCACGTCGACCATCAACATCCAATCATTCGAACTGCTGTCGAAACATTTGCAGCTGATTACAA aATTCTTGATAATACAGGTGGTATGTTTGGTCTCATAATGGGCCCGATTTGGTAA
- the LOC124194912 gene encoding lactosylceramide 4-alpha-galactosyltransferase-like isoform X1, with translation MDLKFSNNRSRKCRSVTRRRFYYGMFSFLVLFLIVYNYLTSEIFLHQMDPRVNVRAGRSRCCLAGNTSGSDMCGRPDCLWPCPYPALQEHKHLNVTQDKAFFHETSGATFLNFRQACVVESLAFHNPNLTVHLLMTGKHLDLNSVTMKTLRLNYPNVQITSINLGDYMVATPLERWYFCTEWNRGWYAVAHLSDALRFLTLSKYGGYYFDLDVIQLRPVTPYRNFVVAEDGDKLGSSVIHVDHQHPIIRTAVETFAADYKWYVWSHNGPDLVTRILQNWCQVYYISWMTPERCQGFRILAPKSFYPVHYHRWRDYFYKRGDKPVDKVNWDESVVGAHVWNSMSSHWLVNKNSNQYYAQMARSSCPLIFEVAPEEF, from the exons ATGGAtctaaaattttcgaataacCGTTCCCGTAAATGCCGTTCGGTCACACGTCGCCGTTTCTATTATggaatgttttcatttttggttcttttcttGATAGTTTATAATTACCTCACGTCAGAAATCTTTCTGCACCAG ATGGATCCTCGAGTGAACGTGAGAGCTGGACGATCCAGATGTTGTCTGGCGGGCAACACCAGTGGTTCCGACATGTGCGGACGACCAGATTGCCTATGGCCGTGTCCTTATCCTGCCTTGCAAGAACACAAACATTTAAATGTTACTCAGGACAAGGCGTTTTTTCACGAAACTTCCGGCGCCACTTTTCTCAACTTCCGCCAGGCTTGCGTGGTCGAATCGCTGGCCTTTCACAATCCCAACTTGACCGTCCACCTCCTCATGACGGGCAAGCATTTAGATCTAAATTCAGTGACGATGAAAACGCTGAGGCTCAACTACCCCAACGTGCAAATCACCAGCATCAATTTGGGCGACTACATGGTCGCCACTCCGCTGGAGCGTTGGTATTTCTGCACAGAGTGGAACCGTGGATGGTACGCCGTGGCCCATCTCAGCGATGCTCTACGATTTCTGACCCTGTCCAAGTACGGTGGATACTATTTCGATTTGGACGTGATCCAACTCCGACCCGTGACTCCGTACCGGAATTTTGTGGTGGCCGAAGATGGTGACAAACTCGGATCGAGTGTCATTCACGTCGACCATCAACATCCAATCATTCGAACTGCTGTCGAAACATTTGCAGCTGATTACAA GTGGTATGTTTGGTCTCATAATGGGCCCGATTTGGTAACGCGGATCCTACAAAATTGGTGTCAAGTTTACTACATTAGCTGGATGACTCCGGAGCGATGCCAAGGGTTCCGGATTTTAGCGCCAAAGTCATTTTACCCAGTGCACTATCATCGATGGAGAGATTACTTTTACAAACGTGGCGACAAACCAGTGGATAAGGTGAACTGGGACGAGTCTGTTGTCGGAGCTCACGTTTGGAACAGCATGAGCTCTCATTGGTTAGTCAACAAGAATTCCAATCAGTATTACGCGCAGATGGCGCGTTCTTCTTGTCCTCTCATCTTCGAAGTCGCACCCgaagagttttaa
- the LOC124194909 gene encoding protein pellino-like isoform X1, with protein MFGSYFHCSPASSRGSSSGGSQVGSNGKIHGYLIVLGNNGSLPSGDKGRKRSKYGVMQRPKPNGVQPSNQYRVQTPQTHPAVTDVNQHTIFYTLPRHQAVIVEYTSDPTKDMYQIGRSSEEPIDFVVADTVPGNLNKSSVNRTSSCPSNGGQVMAVGRVAQSTISRFACRLLVERDSLPARAYVYAAGFDSSRNIFLGEKATKWETDKGIDGLTTNGVLLLQPKGEFEGGAALPGQWVEVSVGGALYHLRDSRSAPQKKSQVENELNLLVDGSLIDLCGATLLWRSAEGLAKGPTARHLEKMVDELNAGKPQCPVGLNTLVLPRKSTLPPPDQTPYVYLKCGHVQGQHHWGKEGEDRTCPICLKVGPVSQLSMGLEPAFWVDREPPTYAFNPCGHMASEKTVKYWGAIPIPHGTNGFIGKCPFCATPLEDRGFAKLIFQDHLDS; from the exons ATGTTTGGGTCGTATTTTCACTGCTCTCCcgcaag CAGTcgtggcagcagcagtggaGGAAGCCAGGTGGGAAGCAATGGCAAGATTCATGGATACCTCATCGTTCTTGG GAACAATGGCAGTTTACCCTCGGGCGACAAGGGTCGCAAGCGTTCCAAATACGGCGTGATGCAGCGGCCGAAACCCAACGGAGTCCAGCCATCCAACCAATACCGCGTCCAAACACCTCAAACCCATCCC GCTGTAACGGATGTGAATCAGCACACGATTTTCTACACTTTGCCCCGGCACCAGGCCGTCATCGTCGAGTACACTTCCGATCCTACAAAGGACATGTATCAG ATTGGCAGATCTTCAGAGGAACCCATCGACTTTGTGGTTGCCGATACTGTGCCGGGGAATTTAAACAAGTCGTCGGTGAATCGGACGTCTTCCTGCCCAAGCAATGGTGGTCAAGTCATGGCAGTTGGCAGAGTGGCACAGAGCACCATCAGTCGCTTCGCTTGTCGTCTTCTAGTCGAAAGAGACAGTCTACCTGCCAGAGCTTATGTCTACGCTGCTGGATTCGATTCGTCTCGCAACATTTTTCTAGGC GAAAAGGCGACCAAATGGGAGACGGACAAAGGCATCGATGGCCTCACGACAAATGGAGTCTTGTTGCTGCAACCCAAAGGAGAATTTGAAGGTGGGGCCGCTTTGCCTGGACAATGGGTCGAAGTCTCGGTCGGAGGAGCCTTGTACCATTTAAGAGATTCCAGATCTGCTCCGCAAAAGAAATCACAG gtggaaaatgaattgaatttgctGGTGGATGGATCATTAATCGATTTGTGTGGCGCCACATTGCTGTGGAGGAGTGCCGAAGGCCTTGCCAAAGGACCG ACGGCTAGACATTTGGAAAAGATGGTTGACGAGTTGAATGCAGGCAAACCGCAGTGTCCAGTCGGTTTGAACACGCTGGTGTTGCCGAGAAAGTCGACTTTACCGCCGCCCGATCAGACTCCGTACGTTTATTTGAAATGTGGGCACGTTCAGGGCCAGCATCACTGGgggaaagaaggagaagatcGAACATGCCCCATCTGCCTTAAAGTTGGCCCTGTCTCACAACTCAGCATGGGTCTCGAACCAGCCTTTTGGGTGGATCGCGAACCACCCACGTACGCGTTCAATCCCTGCGGTCATATGGCTTCCGAGAAAACAGTCAA ATACTGGGGAGCTATTCCTATTCCTCACGGTACTAACGGATTCATTGGCAAATGCCCGTTTTGCGCCACACCGCTGGAGGATCGAGGCttcgcaaaattaatattcCAGGACCATTTAGAtagttaa
- the LOC124194909 gene encoding protein pellino-like isoform X3: protein MPSDSRGSSSGGSQVGSNGKIHGYLIVLGNNGSLPSGDKGRKRSKYGVMQRPKPNGVQPSNQYRVQTPQTHPAVTDVNQHTIFYTLPRHQAVIVEYTSDPTKDMYQIGRSSEEPIDFVVADTVPGNLNKSSVNRTSSCPSNGGQVMAVGRVAQSTISRFACRLLVERDSLPARAYVYAAGFDSSRNIFLGEKATKWETDKGIDGLTTNGVLLLQPKGEFEGGAALPGQWVEVSVGGALYHLRDSRSAPQKKSQVENELNLLVDGSLIDLCGATLLWRSAEGLAKGPTARHLEKMVDELNAGKPQCPVGLNTLVLPRKSTLPPPDQTPYVYLKCGHVQGQHHWGKEGEDRTCPICLKVGPVSQLSMGLEPAFWVDREPPTYAFNPCGHMASEKTVKYWGAIPIPHGTNGFIGKCPFCATPLEDRGFAKLIFQDHLDS, encoded by the exons ATGCCATCAGA CAGTcgtggcagcagcagtggaGGAAGCCAGGTGGGAAGCAATGGCAAGATTCATGGATACCTCATCGTTCTTGG GAACAATGGCAGTTTACCCTCGGGCGACAAGGGTCGCAAGCGTTCCAAATACGGCGTGATGCAGCGGCCGAAACCCAACGGAGTCCAGCCATCCAACCAATACCGCGTCCAAACACCTCAAACCCATCCC GCTGTAACGGATGTGAATCAGCACACGATTTTCTACACTTTGCCCCGGCACCAGGCCGTCATCGTCGAGTACACTTCCGATCCTACAAAGGACATGTATCAG ATTGGCAGATCTTCAGAGGAACCCATCGACTTTGTGGTTGCCGATACTGTGCCGGGGAATTTAAACAAGTCGTCGGTGAATCGGACGTCTTCCTGCCCAAGCAATGGTGGTCAAGTCATGGCAGTTGGCAGAGTGGCACAGAGCACCATCAGTCGCTTCGCTTGTCGTCTTCTAGTCGAAAGAGACAGTCTACCTGCCAGAGCTTATGTCTACGCTGCTGGATTCGATTCGTCTCGCAACATTTTTCTAGGC GAAAAGGCGACCAAATGGGAGACGGACAAAGGCATCGATGGCCTCACGACAAATGGAGTCTTGTTGCTGCAACCCAAAGGAGAATTTGAAGGTGGGGCCGCTTTGCCTGGACAATGGGTCGAAGTCTCGGTCGGAGGAGCCTTGTACCATTTAAGAGATTCCAGATCTGCTCCGCAAAAGAAATCACAG gtggaaaatgaattgaatttgctGGTGGATGGATCATTAATCGATTTGTGTGGCGCCACATTGCTGTGGAGGAGTGCCGAAGGCCTTGCCAAAGGACCG ACGGCTAGACATTTGGAAAAGATGGTTGACGAGTTGAATGCAGGCAAACCGCAGTGTCCAGTCGGTTTGAACACGCTGGTGTTGCCGAGAAAGTCGACTTTACCGCCGCCCGATCAGACTCCGTACGTTTATTTGAAATGTGGGCACGTTCAGGGCCAGCATCACTGGgggaaagaaggagaagatcGAACATGCCCCATCTGCCTTAAAGTTGGCCCTGTCTCACAACTCAGCATGGGTCTCGAACCAGCCTTTTGGGTGGATCGCGAACCACCCACGTACGCGTTCAATCCCTGCGGTCATATGGCTTCCGAGAAAACAGTCAA ATACTGGGGAGCTATTCCTATTCCTCACGGTACTAACGGATTCATTGGCAAATGCCCGTTTTGCGCCACACCGCTGGAGGATCGAGGCttcgcaaaattaatattcCAGGACCATTTAGAtagttaa
- the LOC124194909 gene encoding protein pellino-like isoform X4 has product MPSDRGSSSGGSQVGSNGKIHGYLIVLGNNGSLPSGDKGRKRSKYGVMQRPKPNGVQPSNQYRVQTPQTHPAVTDVNQHTIFYTLPRHQAVIVEYTSDPTKDMYQIGRSSEEPIDFVVADTVPGNLNKSSVNRTSSCPSNGGQVMAVGRVAQSTISRFACRLLVERDSLPARAYVYAAGFDSSRNIFLGEKATKWETDKGIDGLTTNGVLLLQPKGEFEGGAALPGQWVEVSVGGALYHLRDSRSAPQKKSQVENELNLLVDGSLIDLCGATLLWRSAEGLAKGPTARHLEKMVDELNAGKPQCPVGLNTLVLPRKSTLPPPDQTPYVYLKCGHVQGQHHWGKEGEDRTCPICLKVGPVSQLSMGLEPAFWVDREPPTYAFNPCGHMASEKTVKYWGAIPIPHGTNGFIGKCPFCATPLEDRGFAKLIFQDHLDS; this is encoded by the exons ATGCCATCAGA TcgtggcagcagcagtggaGGAAGCCAGGTGGGAAGCAATGGCAAGATTCATGGATACCTCATCGTTCTTGG GAACAATGGCAGTTTACCCTCGGGCGACAAGGGTCGCAAGCGTTCCAAATACGGCGTGATGCAGCGGCCGAAACCCAACGGAGTCCAGCCATCCAACCAATACCGCGTCCAAACACCTCAAACCCATCCC GCTGTAACGGATGTGAATCAGCACACGATTTTCTACACTTTGCCCCGGCACCAGGCCGTCATCGTCGAGTACACTTCCGATCCTACAAAGGACATGTATCAG ATTGGCAGATCTTCAGAGGAACCCATCGACTTTGTGGTTGCCGATACTGTGCCGGGGAATTTAAACAAGTCGTCGGTGAATCGGACGTCTTCCTGCCCAAGCAATGGTGGTCAAGTCATGGCAGTTGGCAGAGTGGCACAGAGCACCATCAGTCGCTTCGCTTGTCGTCTTCTAGTCGAAAGAGACAGTCTACCTGCCAGAGCTTATGTCTACGCTGCTGGATTCGATTCGTCTCGCAACATTTTTCTAGGC GAAAAGGCGACCAAATGGGAGACGGACAAAGGCATCGATGGCCTCACGACAAATGGAGTCTTGTTGCTGCAACCCAAAGGAGAATTTGAAGGTGGGGCCGCTTTGCCTGGACAATGGGTCGAAGTCTCGGTCGGAGGAGCCTTGTACCATTTAAGAGATTCCAGATCTGCTCCGCAAAAGAAATCACAG gtggaaaatgaattgaatttgctGGTGGATGGATCATTAATCGATTTGTGTGGCGCCACATTGCTGTGGAGGAGTGCCGAAGGCCTTGCCAAAGGACCG ACGGCTAGACATTTGGAAAAGATGGTTGACGAGTTGAATGCAGGCAAACCGCAGTGTCCAGTCGGTTTGAACACGCTGGTGTTGCCGAGAAAGTCGACTTTACCGCCGCCCGATCAGACTCCGTACGTTTATTTGAAATGTGGGCACGTTCAGGGCCAGCATCACTGGgggaaagaaggagaagatcGAACATGCCCCATCTGCCTTAAAGTTGGCCCTGTCTCACAACTCAGCATGGGTCTCGAACCAGCCTTTTGGGTGGATCGCGAACCACCCACGTACGCGTTCAATCCCTGCGGTCATATGGCTTCCGAGAAAACAGTCAA ATACTGGGGAGCTATTCCTATTCCTCACGGTACTAACGGATTCATTGGCAAATGCCCGTTTTGCGCCACACCGCTGGAGGATCGAGGCttcgcaaaattaatattcCAGGACCATTTAGAtagttaa